From one Plasmodium coatneyi strain Hackeri chromosome 9, complete sequence genomic stretch:
- a CDS encoding Ubiquitin-related modifier 1-like protein yields MTKKVELKFLGGLESYLEDKSKNVVTLEIESEKFSFENLIAYIRNHILVDRKDVFADHVICDGTEFCQVLVDNVERKNYNLNEKAKIKPGIIVLINEYDWEIMHMYEYQIKDGDKLCFLSTLHGG; encoded by the coding sequence ATGACGAAGAAGGtagaattaaaatttttgggAGGCCTGGAAAGCTATTTGGAGGATAAGTCCAAAAATGTTGTGACGCTAGAAATAGAATCTGAGAAGTTCAgttttgaaaatttaattGCCTACATAAGAAATCATATCCTCGTTGACAGGAAAGACGTTTTTGCCGACCATGTTATATGTGATGGTACGGAGTTTTGCCAAGTGCTGGTTGACAATGTAGAGCGTAAAAACTACAACTTAAATGAAAAGGCCAAGATAAAACCAGGAATTATAGTCCTAATTAATGAGTATGATTGGGaaattatgcacatgtatgaaTACCAGATTAAGGATGGTGACAAGCTCTGCTTCCTGTCCACTTTGCACGGAGGTTGA